GGCGGATTGGAACTGGAAGCGGAGCATCCCGCCAATAGGACAACCGTCGCCACCAGCCCGAGTTTCAGATTGGTTGTGGAGGTTTTCATTGGCTTTGGCCTCCACGCTGGCGCTGCCGCAACGGCTCGCACTGGGTCACGTCAAGGCCGCGTTGACGAACGCGTAACTGCATTTCCTGCTGATGAGCCTGACGGTACGCATCCTTCTCCTCAGGCGTCCGCGCGGCGCGCATGTGCGTGCGGTAGGCTTCGCGCTCCTCGTGGGTCATCTGATCAGCACAGTAAATCAGCTCGCGCTGCTCTGTCGCCTCGGGCTGTTCTCCCGCGCTCTGGGCGAGAACCGGGGCGGAAACTACAAATAATGTAATTGCCAAAACACCCCAGAAAACTTCGGTTATTTTTTGCATGGTTCGCACTCCTGTCTGGAACAGCACGATCATCCGGGCTTGACTGCCTCGATACTGGCCGAGCAAATATAGTCTTCCACTCCCCGCCCCGGCGCCCACTGTCGTATGAACTCGCGGCTGGCATCCCTGGCTTCGATGCGGATAGTTGCAAAACCTGCTGCCGCCAACATCTGTTCGATTTCCTCCGCTGCCGCTGCACCGGCGATGCAGCCAGTGTACAGGGCCAGGTCGCGGCGCGCTTCTTCCGGCAACGGCGCGGTGGTGACGATGTCGGAAATCGCCAGACGGCCACCGTTTTTCAGCACCCGAAAAGCATCGCGGAACACCTGCGCCTTGTCGGGTGAGAGGTTGATCACGCAGTTGGAAATGATCACGTCCACCGTAGCATCGGCCACCGGCAGATGCTCGATCTCGCCGAGGCGGAATTCGGTGTTGGCGTAACCGCCTTTGGCCGCATTGCTCCGGGCCTTGGAAACCATATCCGGCGTCATGTCCACGGCGATCACCCGGCCGCTGCCGCCCACCTGACGCGCGGCAAGAAAACAGTCGAAACCTGCTCCGCTGCCCAGATCCAGCACGGTTTCGCCGGGTTTCAGCGCGGCGATGGCCTGGGGATTGCCGCAGCCCAAGCACAGATTGGCGCCTTCCGGCACCGCGCTCACTTCACTTTCACTATAGCCAATACCGCGCGACAGGATATCTGCGGCTGGTAATTCTGCCGGGGTGCAGCACGCCGGGCCACAACCACAGGCACCGTCGGCGCAAGCTACCGCGCCATAGTTTTCGCGCACGACCTGGCGGATTTCGTCATGCTTAACATCATTCATATCATCCTCCTCTCAACAGCAGGAATTACCTTTTGCCGTAGGTGCGCAGCAGGAGCCTTCCGTTACGGCCGCAGGCTCGGCTGCGGTGTTTGCAGCAGGCGCAAAAGCTTCATTGAATTCACTGTCGATCATCTGCCCCGCTTCGTCGCGGAGATGGCGGGCAATATCCACCACGATGTCGATTTGCGCGTCCGACACACCCAAACTCCGCAGACGTTCGAGCTGGCAGAGGCCCTTCTTGGGGTGGTTGGCAGCAATATTGGCGGACAGCGACACCAGTGCGAGGATGGAGGGATGTAAAACAACATTAGCGGTATCAGTCATGAGAAAACTCCTTTGGATTACAGAACAGCATTGAAAACATAGCCCACCAGCATGATGCCGGCGGCGACCACGCCCGCGAAAGTGGCGATCAGCCGGGGCTTCAGGACCTTGCGCAGGATGATCATTTCCGGTGCCGACAGGGCGATGACGCTCATCATGAAAGCGAGTACGGTGCCCAGCGCCGCGCCTTTGCCCAGCAGCGCCTCGACGATGGGGATGATGCCGGCAGCGTTGGTGTACATCGGCACGCCGATGGCAACGGCGGCGGGGACTGACCACCAGGGTGCATCCTTGCCCATGATCCCGGCCATGAAATCCTCCGGCACGTAGCCGTGTATGCCCGCGCCCAAAGCGATGCCGCCGAGGATGTAGGGCCACACCTTGCCGACGATTTCCTTGATATGGGCCACGCCGGCGTCGATGCGTTCCGCCCATGAAGGACGCTCCAGCACCACATCGGCCACCTTGCCGACGTGAATGGCGCGCACCCAGTCCTCCAAGTGGTGTTCCATCTTGAGTTCGCCAATCACCAGTCCGGCGACGATCGCCACCAGTAGTCCCAGGCCAAGATAGAGCGCCGCCACCTTCCAGCCGAACAGGCCGAACAGAAGCGCCAGCGCCACTTCATTGACCATGGGGGCAGAAATCAGGAAGGAAAACGTCACGCCCAACGGCACCCCGGCAGACAAAAATCCGATGAACAGCGGCACCGCCGAGCAGGAGCAGAACGGCGTGACGATGCCGAGCGTCGCCGCCATCACGTTGCCCACGCCGAGCCGCTTTCCAGACAGCATGGCGCGGGTGCGTTCGGGCGAGACAAAGGTGTGCACGATGCCCATCAGAAACACGATGCCGGTGAGGAGCAGCAAGACCTTGGGCGTATCGTAAAAAAAGAATTGCAACGCCCCGCCCAGATGGGTCTGCGGGGAAAGCCCGGTGAGGGCGAGCAGCGCATCGGCAAACCGGGTCAGGTTGGCGTAGGCGGCCACCCACAGGACAGTCGCCAGGGCGACCCAACCCCAAGGGGCGCGGCGGGAAGTGTTTGCGCTTTCGGGCAGAGCATTCATGATTTGTTTCCTTCGCAGCAGGAATGCCCGCTTTCTTGCACCGGCGGGCACTTCACCGTGCCATAGGAACAAAACACGCAGCAATCCCCGGCCTTAGGTTTCAACAGGGTCCCACAGCCCTTGCACTCATAAAACCACTGGCAGGCATCCGTGGGCATGGTTTCCGTCTCCACATGACCACACTGGGGACAGGTCAAAACCGACTCGAGGATCATGTTCTCGCTCCTCTTTCGTACCAGGCTTTGGAACCATTTACGATGCGCACCACCGACAGCATCACCGGCACCTCGATCAGCACCCCCACCACCGTCGCCAGCGCCGCGCCCGATTCAAACCCGTAGAGCGAAATCGCTGCCGCCACCGCCAGTTCGAAGAAATTACTGGCGCCGATCAGCGCCGAGGGACCGGCCACGCTGTGAGACTCGCCCACAGTTCGATTGAGCCAGTAAGCGAGCATGGCATTGAAATACACCTGGATCAAAATCGGCACCGCCAACAGCAGAATAATCAGAGGTTGATCGAGTATGGCCTTGCCCTGAAAGGCGAATAGCAGCACCAGGGTGGCGAGCAGAGCGGAAATGCCGACCGGGTGCAGGCGTACCATCACGGCATCCAGCACGCCCTTGCTCAACAGCACCCGGCGCAGGGCTTGGGCAATGGCGAGCGGAATAACGATGTACATCACCACCGACAGGAACAGGGTAGCCCATGGCACGGTGATGGAGGCGACGCCCAGCAGCAGGCCGACCAGCGGCGCGAAGGCGAACACCATGATGGTATCGTTAAGCGCCACCTGGGAAAGGGTAAACAGCGGATCGCCCCTGGACAGGTTGCTCCACACGAACACCATGGCGGTGCAGGGCGCAGCGGCGAGCAGGATCAGACCGGCGATGTAGCTGTCTATCTGTGCTGCCGGCAGCCAATCTGCGAAGGCGACACGAATGAACAGCCAGGCCAGCAGCGCCATGGAAAATGGCTTCACTCCCCAATTGATGAACAGGGTAACGGCTATGCCGCGCCAATGTTTCTTGACCTGGCCCAGCGCCGAGAAGTCGATCTTCATCAACATCGGAATGATCATCAGCCAGATCAGCAGCCCCACGGGCAAGTTGACCTGCGCAACTTCCAGCCTGCCCAGAATCTGAACCGGTGCGGGTGCAAGCTGGCCCAGAGCGATGCCCGCCACGATGGACAGAAACACCCATAGCGTCAGCCAGCGCTCGAAAAAACCCAGTTCCGCACCAGCGGCTCTCTTGGCCGTGATTTCACATTGCGCAGTCATACCAAACCCCGATCCCTGAGCTTTTTCCGCATGACGGGAATCCAGATACCCAGGCGCTGCCTGATCTCGTTTCGCACACGGCGGAATACGGCCAGTTTCTCTTCTTCCGTGCCCTGCGCCGCTGCCGGATCGTCGTAACCCCAGTGGATGTTTTCGCTGTCGCGCGGGAAGGTGGGGCAGCTATCCCGGGCGCGGTCGCAGACCGTGATGACATAATCAAACTGAATGTCGAGAAATTCATTGAGATGCTTGCTGTGCTGGCCGGAAATGTCGATATTGCTTTCCGCCATGGCCTTTACCGCACGCGGGTTCAATTCCTGGGGCTCAAGCCCCGCGCTGTGAACCTCGAAATCATTGCCCCCCAGCGTCCGCAACAAGCCCTCCGCCATCTGGGAACGGGCGGAGTTGCCGGTACACAGGAACAACACACGAACGGGATAGTGCATCATGCTCTCCTCGCGAACTCAAGAATTACAGCGCGAACGCTTCATCATAAGGCTGCCCGCCTTCCGACACCGGCAGTGTCAGGTTGTTGCCCCAGTCGCCCCAGCCGCCGTTATAGATGCGCACATCCTTGTAGCCCAGTGCTTTTAGTTGCAGCCAGGCCAGGCTAGAACGGAAGCCGTCATGGCAATAGGTGTAAATAATTTTGTCCTTGGGGACGGATTTGTACAGCGCCGCGATGTCATCCTGCGATTTCCAGGTCTGGCTCTGCCCGTCGGCGCCGTCCAGGCTGACGACGTTGATGGCGCCCGGAATATGGCCGCCACGAACAGAGTGCTGAATCAACTTACCGGTGTACATATCAAAGGGGCGAGAGTCGAGCAGGACAAAAGCCGGGTCGCGGCGCGCCACCACATTGCTGTAAACGTCAGTCCACTCCACCACCACGCCAGGCTTGGCGGGCTTGAGTTTGACGCTACCCGGCTTGCGCTTGGGTTCATCCTTCACCATGTCGTTGAAGGCGCTCCACTCCACGGTGCCACCATTGAGGATTTTTACCCGCTTCATGTCGTAACCGTACAGATCAAGCAAGAAGTAAACGCGCGAGGTCATCGCGGTGACGGAATCATCGTAAAGCACGATGGTCGAGTCGTTGTTCACGCCCCAGGTGCGCAAGGTGCGCTCGAAGGCATCGCGCGAGGGGAAACGCATGGAGGGAATGGCGTGGTTGTCGCCCAGATCCTTAAAGCGCTGCACCTGCACCGCGCCGGGAATATGGCCCACGGTGAAGTAACGGTGC
The Sulfuricella denitrificans skB26 genome window above contains:
- a CDS encoding arsenate reductase ArsC; translated protein: MMHYPVRVLFLCTGNSARSQMAEGLLRTLGGNDFEVHSAGLEPQELNPRAVKAMAESNIDISGQHSKHLNEFLDIQFDYVITVCDRARDSCPTFPRDSENIHWGYDDPAAAQGTEEEKLAVFRRVRNEIRQRLGIWIPVMRKKLRDRGLV
- a CDS encoding sulfurtransferase, which codes for MANNNHKNWIHRFCFAALLSLWAFAASAGNPDFLVDADWLAKNLKDPKLVMLEVRYHPHRYFTVGHIPGAVQVQRFKDLGDNHAIPSMRFPSRDAFERTLRTWGVNNDSTIVLYDDSVTAMTSRVYFLLDLYGYDMKRVKILNGGTVEWSAFNDMVKDEPKRKPGSVKLKPAKPGVVVEWTDVYSNVVARRDPAFVLLDSRPFDMYTGKLIQHSVRGGHIPGAINVVSLDGADGQSQTWKSQDDIAALYKSVPKDKIIYTYCHDGFRSSLAWLQLKALGYKDVRIYNGGWGDWGNNLTLPVSEGGQPYDEAFAL
- a CDS encoding permease; this translates as MNALPESANTSRRAPWGWVALATVLWVAAYANLTRFADALLALTGLSPQTHLGGALQFFFYDTPKVLLLLTGIVFLMGIVHTFVSPERTRAMLSGKRLGVGNVMAATLGIVTPFCSCSAVPLFIGFLSAGVPLGVTFSFLISAPMVNEVALALLFGLFGWKVAALYLGLGLLVAIVAGLVIGELKMEHHLEDWVRAIHVGKVADVVLERPSWAERIDAGVAHIKEIVGKVWPYILGGIALGAGIHGYVPEDFMAGIMGKDAPWWSVPAAVAIGVPMYTNAAGIIPIVEALLGKGAALGTVLAFMMSVIALSAPEMIILRKVLKPRLIATFAGVVAAGIMLVGYVFNAVL
- a CDS encoding arsenite methyltransferase, yielding MNDVKHDEIRQVVRENYGAVACADGACGCGPACCTPAELPAADILSRGIGYSESEVSAVPEGANLCLGCGNPQAIAALKPGETVLDLGSGAGFDCFLAARQVGGSGRVIAVDMTPDMVSKARSNAAKGGYANTEFRLGEIEHLPVADATVDVIISNCVINLSPDKAQVFRDAFRVLKNGGRLAISDIVTTAPLPEEARRDLALYTGCIAGAAAAEEIEQMLAAAGFATIRIEARDASREFIRQWAPGRGVEDYICSASIEAVKPG
- the arsB gene encoding ACR3 family arsenite efflux transporter is translated as MTAQCEITAKRAAGAELGFFERWLTLWVFLSIVAGIALGQLAPAPVQILGRLEVAQVNLPVGLLIWLMIIPMLMKIDFSALGQVKKHWRGIAVTLFINWGVKPFSMALLAWLFIRVAFADWLPAAQIDSYIAGLILLAAAPCTAMVFVWSNLSRGDPLFTLSQVALNDTIMVFAFAPLVGLLLGVASITVPWATLFLSVVMYIVIPLAIAQALRRVLLSKGVLDAVMVRLHPVGISALLATLVLLFAFQGKAILDQPLIILLLAVPILIQVYFNAMLAYWLNRTVGESHSVAGPSALIGASNFFELAVAAAISLYGFESGAALATVVGVLIEVPVMLSVVRIVNGSKAWYERGART
- a CDS encoding GDCCVxC domain-containing (seleno)protein translates to MILESVLTCPQCGHVETETMPTDACQWFYECKGCGTLLKPKAGDCCVFCSYGTVKCPPVQESGHSCCEGNKS